The nucleotide sequence GGCGTTGGCGCCTGTGCGCCAGCGCTTGGCGTAGGGAACAATGGCTTTAGTGGTGGAGTCGCCGAATACCATGCGGCCCTTCACGCTGGGGCGTGAGTAGGTGAGGGTGATGTCGGTGAGGCCCACGCGCTGCATGATGGTGCTTTTGGGGCTGGCCGCCGGCGTGGCAATCTGTGCCTGAGTGGCCATCGGGGCCGCCAGCACTACTAGGCCGGCCGAAATCGAGAGAAGAGCTTTCATGAAAGGGGAAAATGATGGAATGGGGTAACGGCCCAAAAGTAGCAAACCCCGCGTTGCAACGCAGGGTTTGTGGGGTTTCGATAGGTAGTCAGAAGGAAAAATGCTCCGGTCAGCTGATTCCGCCATGCTACTGAAACTACAGCTCCTGCATCGGAATCCGGTGCTGCTGCAGTAGCGCCAGCACCTGCGCGGGCGTGGCTGGGGCCTGCAGGCGGCGCAGATCCAGGTAGTAGCAGGCGGCTTCGGTGGGGTAGAGTAGGAGCCAGTCGGGTTGCACCCACACGGCGCGGCGCAGCACCTGCCAGCGCGCCTCGAAGTGGCCATCGGCGCTGCGGCCGCGCAGCCGTTCGGCATCCAGCTCGAAGCTGATGGGCGCGTGCAGGCCGGTGTTGCGGGCGTAGCCGCGCCGCAGCTGGTAGCGCACCAGCTGCATCCGCACCAGCGCATACAGTATCGCCACGGCCAGAAACGCAACGGTACTGTGGTTGCTGACGTAGCCGGTGCGGCTGATATCCAGTGCCACGCTAGCGGCCAGCAGCAGCACCGCCAGCCCCAGCAGCCAATGGTTGAAACGGGTGCGGGGCCGCTGCCGCCACAGCCGGAAGTTCACGGCCACAAATTCATCGGCCGTCATCCGGACGCCGGGCAGCAAAAGCGGGTAGGTAGTAGGCACAAGCTAGCGGGTAAGAAGCTGTTGCTGCTCCAGCAGCTGTAAAACGTCGGCCGCCGAGGCCGGCGGGTTCACGTTGCGCAGGTCAAGGTAGTAGCAATACTCGGGGTTAGGATACAGCAGCAGCCACGGACCGAGGTGCCGGACCCGGTAGAGCTCCGGCCACAGAAACGTGGTAAACCGGCCCTGGTACTCCACCACTACACCCGATTCTATTATTTCGAAGCGCGTATTCAGCCCCGCCGTCGGACTTTGCCGAAATGCCCGGCGGTACTCACGCATGCGGTACCACAGGCCGGCTGCCGTGAAGAGGGAGCCGATGAGCAGCAGGCGAATGTATCCCCGCACGCCGGGCGGCCCCCATGCGCTGCCGGCTGCCAGCAGCAGCAGCCACGCGGCATCCCACCAGCCGCTGTGCCAGCCATGCGGGGTCGGGAGGGGCGCTATCTGCCGGTGCCGTGTGTCGGGCGGATAGCGCTGCCGCTGCTGCTCCTGGTGGATGGCTGCAAACTCCCGGGCGCTGAGCTGGGTGGTCGAAACGGTGATGGAAGGCGGCATACGGCGCGGATTGCTGCGGCTACACCGGTTCGGTCAACTGGTGACGCTCGTTTTTCACCACGTTGGCCAGCGTCCAGGGGATTTCCTGGCTGAACGGATGCTGCCGGACCGGGCAGTCGGCCATCTGGCAGTGCGAGCAGGCCGAGAAGGTACAGGGGTCGGCGTGCACGAACATTTCCACGTCTACCTCAAACCGGTCGCGCACCAGCTCCTCGATGCGGTGCACCTCGGTGTGGGTTTCTTCCAGGCTGAAGTAGTAGGGCATGGTCACGTGGCAGTCGATGTGCAGGTTGGAGCCGTAGCGCTGCACGCGCAGGTTATGCACGTCAATCCAGGCGGGGCGGCGTTGCTGCTGCAGCTCCGTAATCACCTGCAGCACGGTAGCCTCGTCCGACTCGTCCATGAGCCCGCCCACCGAGCGGCGCACCATGCGGTAGCCATTCACCACGATAAACAGCCCCAGGATAACCGAGGCCGCGGCATCAAACACCACCCGGCCCGTGAGAATCACCAGCACCAGCGCCAGGCACGACACCAGCGTGCTCACGGCATCCAGGTACAGGTGCTGCCCGTCGCCGACCAGCGCCAGCGAGTGGTGCTTGCGGCCTGCCCGCACCAGCACGAAGCCTACCAGCAGGTTCACGAGGGCCGTGGCCGCTAGTAGCGCCATACCCCAGCCCGGCTGCTCCAGCGCGTGGGGCGCCAGCAGCGCCCGCACGGCCGAGTAGAAGATGTAGCCGCCCGCCATCAGAATCAGGCCGCCCTCAAACCCTACCGACAGGTGCTCAATCTTACCGTGGCCGTAGGGATGGTTTTCGTCTTTGGGCAAGCTGGCCAGGTACACGCTGTACAGGGCAAAGCCGCTGGCTACCACGTTGATGATAGACTCCAGCGCGTCGGTCAGGACGGCCTGCGAGTGGGTGAGGAAGTAGGCGTAGAACTTGACCAGCACCAACGCCACACTCACCACGAGCGAAAGCAAAGCCAGACGTTGTTTGAGGCGCTTGGTGGTCATAAGCTGCAGGAAATATTCAGACGAAGGTACGGCCAGACCGCCAGGAATGTGCGGCCGCCGACGCTGCCAGTGCGGCCCACCGCCGGACATACGTACGCCCGGTTTGCCCGTTGGCAAACGGCCAAAGAAGGCAGCCGCCTGGGTGCTATACCGTTGCAGGGCAGCCAGCCGAAGTTATCGGCTAACCCCGGCGCCCGCAAAAAAGTGGCGCTTCGGTGAGAAATAATTGCCGCGGCGGGTGGCCTCGCCAGTGGCCTTACAGCAGCAGCAGGCGCGCACTCTCTCTACCGGAAGACCACACTAGCTGCACCAGATACAGGCCGCGGACCAGGGTGGCGGTAGGCAGCGTGAGCTGCTGCCGGCCCCCCTGAACGGCTTGGCTATGCACCACCTGGCCCGATTGGTTGAGCAGGCGTAGCGTGGCCGGCTGGGGAGCGTTGGTGGCTATCTGCACTTGGGTGGTGGCCGGGTTGGGCCAGAGCGCCAGCGGCAGCTGGCTGGCTACGGCCGGGTCCGGTGCCAGTTGAAAGTCGAGCAGTAGCGGCGAGGAAGAAAGCAACGCCTTCGGGTAATCGTGGGTGGTGGTGAAGCTGACATTGTTGCCCCAGGTCCAGAGTGTGCCATCGGCGCGCACAGCCGCCATGTGGTTGAACCCGGCACTCACGTTCAGCCAGCCGGCCGCGGGCCCAATGGGCTTGGGCGTGTTCTGGGCTAAGCCAGGACCACCCGGGCCGTTGTAGGCATTGCCGATACCCAGTTCTCCGTTAGCATTGTTGCCCCAGGTCCAGAGCGTGCCATCGGCGCGAACCACTGCCGCGTTGCCCGCGCCGTTGGTCAGGCTGCTCCACTGGCCGCCTTCGCCAAACTGCACGGGCCG is from Hymenobacter yonginensis and encodes:
- a CDS encoding cation diffusion facilitator family transporter, whose protein sequence is MTTKRLKQRLALLSLVVSVALVLVKFYAYFLTHSQAVLTDALESIINVVASGFALYSVYLASLPKDENHPYGHGKIEHLSVGFEGGLILMAGGYIFYSAVRALLAPHALEQPGWGMALLAATALVNLLVGFVLVRAGRKHHSLALVGDGQHLYLDAVSTLVSCLALVLVILTGRVVFDAAASVILGLFIVVNGYRMVRRSVGGLMDESDEATVLQVITELQQQRRPAWIDVHNLRVQRYGSNLHIDCHVTMPYYFSLEETHTEVHRIEELVRDRFEVDVEMFVHADPCTFSACSHCQMADCPVRQHPFSQEIPWTLANVVKNERHQLTEPV